DNA from Dokdonella koreensis DS-123:
ACCGGGACCAGCACGAACAGGCCCCACATGCCGTAGATGATCGAGGGCACGCCGGCCAGCAGCTCGATGGCCGAGCCGACAGGGCCGCGCAGCCAGTTGGGCGCCACCTCGGTCAGGTACAACGCGATGCCGAAGCTGATCGGCACAGCAATCAGCATCGCGACGATGGCGGTGACCAGGGTGCCGTAGATCGGCACCAGGGCGCCGTAGCGGTTCTCGACCGGGTTCCATTCGGTGGAGAAGAAGAAGCGCCAGCCCTCGGTCGCCAGGACCTCGCGGCCGCCCCACAACATTGACAAGGCGGCGCCGGCGAGGGCGATCAGGACGAAGATCGCCGTCAGGCCCAGCGCGATGCTGAAACCGCGGTCCTGGCGTTCGTCGCGGCGGCTGCGCCGCTCGTCGATCAGGATCGCGTCGGCAGCGATGCTGCTCATGCGTCTACCCATGATTGAAGGCCCCCGCCGCAGCGCGGGCCGGAAATGAGGGAGCGGAGGGCGCCACCGGCGAGGAAGCCGGGACGCCATCCGCCGTCCGGCAGGTCACCCGGGCGAACCCGGGCACCTGTGACGCATTACTTGATCTTGGCGGACCAGTAGGCGGTGACCTGCTCGACCAGCGTGGCCGGCAGCGGCACGTAGTCCAGCGCGGAGGCCTGGGTCTTGCCTTCGCTGTAGGCCCAGGTGAAGAACTCGCGGGCGGCCTTGGCGCGCTCGGCATCCTTCGGCTGGGCGTGCATCAGGATGAAGTTGGTGGCGGTGATCGGCCAGGCGTCCTCGCCCGGGGCATTGGTGATGACCAGGCTGAAGTCCTTGGCGTTCTTCCAGTCGGCGCTGGCAGCCGCGGCGGCGAAGCTCTCGGCACTCGGCTGGACGAACTTGCCCGCTTCGTTCTGCAGTGCCACGTAGGACATCTTGTTCTGCAGCGCGTAGGCCAGTTCCACGTAGCCGACCGCGTTCTTGACCTGCTTGACGTAGGCGGCGACGCCCTCGTTGCCCTTGCCGCCCAGGCCGTACGGCCACTGCACCGAGGTGCCTTCGCCGATCTTTTCCTTGAACGCCGGGCTGATCTTCGAGAGGTAGTTGACGAAGTTGAACGTCGTGCCAGAGCCGTCCGAGCGGTGGACGATCGAGATCGTGCCCGACGGCAGCTTCAGGTCCGGGTTGTGCTTGGCGATCGCCTCGTCGTTCCACTTGGTGATCTTGCCGAGGAAGATGTCGGCCAGGACCGGGCCGGTCAGCTTGAGCTGGCCCGGGCCGATGCCCTCGACGTTGACCACCGGCACTACGCCGCCGATCACCGACGGGAACTGCACCAGACCGGCGTCGGCGAGGTCGGCGGGCTTGAGCGGGGCGTCGGACGAGCCGAAGTCCACCGTGCCGGCCTTGATCTGCGCGATGCCGCCGCTGGAGCCGATCGACTGGTAGTTGATGCGATTGCCGGTGGCGGCGTTGTAGTCGGCCGACCACTTGGACATCAGCGGAAACACGAAAGAAGCACCGGCGCCGGTGACTTCTGCGGCCTGGGTGGTGCCGACGGCGAACACGGTGGCGAGACCGAGTGCAACCGCACGCAGCTTGATCGAGATGGACACGCTGGCGACTCCTTGGGCTGAAAGCAAAAAGGGCAGATCGATGCCGCGCTTTTTAGCCCTGGGAGGTTGCAGAACGATGTGGGAAATATTTCAGTGGCGTTTCAGGGGCGGGCGGACGCCTCGGGCGTGAACGAAAAAGAGCCGCTCGATCAACGCGTTGCGCGGATGTTTCAGCGAAAGGATTTGTTACGATCGGGCCGGCGAGGCGGGTTCAGGAAGGCGTGGCCGGCGTCGTTCAGTCGCCGCTGATGTAGTCCGGTCCCTTGCCGGTGGTCTTCTCGTAGACCCCCTTGCCGGCGCGGCGGTACTGCGTGAAGCCGTGCTTGGCCACGTGGCTCTCGCGCAGCAGGTGGGCGCCGCCGGAGACCACCTGCGGCGCGGACAGCACGCGCGCCACCGCCGTGCCGCAGGACGGGCAGGCGGTCAGGGGCGCGTCGGAAAGCCGCTGCAGCAGCTCGATGCCGGGGCCGCATTCGGCGCAGCCGGGCAGGGAATCGACGGGCAGGTAGCGGTAGATCGGCATGGCAGCAGCATGCGGCCGGCGGCCGGCCGGATCAAGCCGCGCCGTTGTGGCGCGTCCAGGCGTCGTCCATCTGCTTCCAGCGGTTGACGATCCGGCAGAACAGCTCGGCCGTGCGCTCGGTGTCGTAGACCGCCGAGTGCGCCTCGTTGGCGTCCCACTGGAAGCCGGCGCTGACCATCAGCTTGCTGAGCACGGTCTGGCCGTAGGCCAGGCCGCCCAGCGTCACCGTGTCGAAGCAGCTGAACGGATGGAACGGGCTGCGCTTGTGCGCGGTCCGGCGGATCGCCGCATTGAGGAACCCCAGGTCGAAGGCCGCGTTGTGGCCGACCAGGATCGCGCGCTGGCAGTCCGCCTCGCGCAGCGCCTTGCGCACCGGCGTGAAGATGTGGTCCAGCGCCGCGCGTTCTTCCAGCGCGTTGCGGAACGGATGGTCCGGGTCGATGCCGGTGATCTCCAGCGCGCGCGGGTCGATGTTGGCGCCCGGGAACGGCACCACATGGGTGGAGACTGCCGGCTGCGGGTGCACGGTGCCGTCGGCATCCATGCCGATGACCACGCAGGCGATCTCGAGCAGGGCGTCGCGCTCGGCGTCGAAACCGCCGGTCTCGACATCGACGACGACAGGAAGATAGCCCCGGAAGCGCTCGGCGATGCGCCGGGGAGAAGGCGATTGCGGCATCCGTGGAGGATAGCGGATCGCATCCGTCCGGCGATACCGGGGCGTCAGCGCGGCGCGGTACCGAGGATCACGCCGTGGCGTCGCAGGTCCGCCAGTATCGCCAGGCCCGATTCGCGCAGCGCCGGCGCGTCGCGGCCCAGGCGGTCGAGCAGCGCGGCCACGCGGGCGCGTCCCGGTTGTAGCGGCGGGGTCTGCAGGGTTTCCAGCAGCAGCGCGGTCAGTGCGTCGATCTCCAGGAAGCGCACGTCACCGGCCGCGTCACGCACCAGCACGATCAGGGTCGGCTGCGCCGGCACCTCGGCCGGCACCGCGCCCGGGCCGATCCGGTGCACCGGGTAGCGGTAGGCCAGCAGGCGCACCAGCGGCGAGAGCACCGGCACGCCGTCGACGACGTCGCCGTCCCGATCGTGCGGCACATCGGCGAGCGTCGCCTCGTCCAGTGCCAGCGCCAGCTCGCTCCATTCGTAGTGCGCCAGCTCGGCCAGGAACGGCGGGTCGTCCGTGCCCGCGCGCGCGCGCGCCTCCAGGAAGCGCACGAACTCGCGGCCGATCTCCGGGAACAGCGGCGTGTGGCTGCGGTGGTCGCGCAGGAACGCCCGCACGCGCGCGTGCCAAGCCGCCTCCGCGTGCAGGCTGCGGATAACCGGGAAGTTGCCGGCCAGCAGGCTTTCGAGGTTGTTGAAGACCAGTTCGTGGTAGACCGCCATGCGCCGCGGTGCGACGTCCGCCGGCGCGGCGTGCCGGTCCGGGTCGCGCAGGTGCGCGCAGAACGCGCGTTGCGCGTTGTCCAGCGATCCGGCCGTGTCAGCCATGGGCCAGGCCGCTCGGTGCTGCATCCGGAACCGCGGCCCGCTGCAATGCGCGTACCGTCTCCACCTCGGCGACCAGGTGTTCCAGCGGCGGGAAGTTGAAGTCGCGCTCGACCAGGGTCGGCCGCGGCCCGAAGCGCGCATAGGCCTGTGCCAGCAGCCGCCACACCGGATCGCAGACCGGCATGCCGTGCGTGTCGATCAGCAGGGCGTCCGGTTCCACCCGGTGGCCGGCCACGTGGATCCAGGCGATCCGCTCGCCGGGCAGGGCGGCTAGGAATGCCTCGGCGTCGTAGCCGTGGTTGGTGGCGTTGACATAGATGTTGTTGACGTCGAGCAAGAGGTCGCAGTCCGCCTCGGCCAGCACGGCGTTGACGAAGTCGATCTCCGACAGGCGCGCGCCGGGCGCCGCATAGTACGAGGCGTTCTCCACCGCGATGCGCCGGCCGAGGATGTCCTGCGCGGTGCGGATGCGCGCCGCCGTGTGGCGAACGGCCTCGTCGGTGAACGGGATCGGCAGCAGGTCGTACAGGTGGCCTTCGTCGCTGCAGTAGGCCAGGTGCTCGCTATAGGCGGCGATGCCGTGCTGGTCCATGAAGCGGCGGATGCGCGCCAGCAGCGTCTGGTCCAGCGGCGCGGGACCGCCCAGCGACAGCGACAGGCCATGGCAAGCGAAGCGGTGGCGTTCGGTGAAGCCGCGCAACGTGGCGCCGAGGCGCCCGCCCACGCCGATCCAGTTCTCCGGGGCGATCTCGAAGAAATCGATCGCCGCCGTCGCTTCGGGATGGTCCTGCAGCGGGCCGGTCAGCGCCCGCCGCAGGCCCAGGCCGGCACCGTCGATCGGTGCGTGCCGGCTCATCGGGCGATCAGCCCTTGCCGCCGCACTTGCCCTCGCCGCACTTGCCTTCCATGCCCTTCTTGGCGGCCATGGCCGCGTCGAACTCCGCCTTGCTGATGCTGCCGTCGCTGTTGGCGTCGAGCTTGGCGAAATGGTCGGCCTTGTCCGGCTTGGCCGCGGTCCACTCCGCCTGCGAGATGGCGCCGTTGCCGTCGGTGTCGAGCTTGTCGAAACCGCACTTGCCTTCGCCGCACTTGCCTTCCTTCGCCTTGTCGTCGTGGGCCGCCACCAGGTAGCCGGTGCCGAGGTCCTTGGCCTTGAAGCCGTCGCTGGCCAGGGCGAGCTGGGCGAGCGAAAGCGAACCGAGCAGGGCGCCGCCGATGACGGCGGCCGGTTTCACGAAGTTCTTCGACATGGGTGCTCTCCTTCAATGGGTGGGCAGATCTGCGGATGGGCCGCCCGAAGACGCAAACGTGCCGGGTGCGCGCGAGCGGCCGCTGAACATACTGAGGCCCAGATGAAGCGGACCGCAATACGACGTGCTGCATCGCAGCGGTCCGGCCGGGGGCTGATTGCCGCGCCCTGTAACGAGCTTGTCATCAATCATCCATGTGCCTGTCATCGACCGCGCCCATCCTGCCGCCCGTCGCAGCGTTAACGATTCGTGAGGGCTTACGCCCGGATTCTGCGATCGCTGCCTTCCGTTCCTTCAATCCGCCCTCGGGAGCCCAAGAGCCCATGCGTCCGCACCTGCTTGCCGCCGCTATCGCCACCGTCCTTTCCACTTTTGCCCTTTCCGCCAAGGCGGACGTCACGCTGGACGAGATCTTCGGCCACAAGATTTCGCTCGAAGGCCTGATCCAGTCCGACTACACCCAGTACGACGACGACATCACCACGCTGGAAGACGACGGCGAGCTGCGCCGCGCCGAGATCGTGCTCAAGGGCAAGGCGACCAACTGGGAGTGGGTGGTCGGCTACGACGCCAGCACCCGTAACGACAAGTTCCTCGACGTCAACGCCAAGTTCAAGCTCGGCAGCAAGCTGAGCTGGACCGTGGGCCAGTTCAAGCAGCCCAACAGCATGGAAGAGCTGTCGAGCACCAAGAACAACGACTTCGTCGCCAAGGCGATGGTCACCAGCACCTACTCGCCGGGTCGCCGCGTCGGCACCTCGCTGGTGTGGACCGATACGCTGTGGACCCTGACCGGTAGCGTGTTCGGCGACGAGATCACCACCGGCGGCGGCGAAGGCAACGGCTTCGGCGGCCGCTTCACGTTCGCGCCGATCAACACCGACGGCAACGTCCTGCACTTCGGTCTGTCGGGCATCACCTACGACACGCACAACGACGAAGCGCGCGTGCGCGCCCGTCCCGGCATGGACATGAGCACCACGCCGCGCCTGATCGACTCGGGCACGCTGCGTGACGCCGACGACGTCACCACCTACGGCCTGGAAGGCGGCTGGGTGGCCGGCCCGTTCAAGATCAACGCCGAGTACTTCGAGTCGACGATCGCCCGCCACGCCCACTCGGACTACACCACCGACGGCTGGTACGCCTCGGGCCTGTGGAACCTCACCGGCGAGACCTGGGGCTACCGCAACGGCGTGTTCACGACCAACAAGGCCGGCCACGGCGGCTACCTGGGCATGTGGCAGCTCGGCCTGCGCGCCGAAGAGCTGAACCTCAAGGACGGCGGCGTCAACGGCGGCAAGGAGACCAACTACACGCTGGGTCTGAACTGGTATTTCCGCCAGAACTTCAAGTTCATGCTGAACTACGTCAAGACCGACATCGACCGTCCGAACGGCACCACCGAGAAGCCGAGCGCGCTGGAACTGCGCGGCCAGCTGTACTGGTAAGCCTCGCGAACGCCGCGGTGGTCGCCGCGGCGTCGCTTCCGAAGCCGGGCCGATACGTCGGTCCGGCTTCCTTCGTTTCGGCGATGGCCCCGGTCTGGCCCGGCCGGCGGACTCCTGCACGCACGCACCGGCCCTCTGGCGCCATCGCCGCCGCCTGCCGCCGTACCCCGGCGTAGGTCTGGGCGCGGCCGCGGGGTTTCGCGCCCTGCCGCAACACGCCTAAGTGGTTCCCGCGACGCGGGTTTCCGGGCGGCCGGCATGGCCGTTGTGTTACAATGCGCGGTCGGATTCGCACCGTGTGCGCATCCGCCCGATGCCCCGTTCGGGGCCTTTGGCACACACACTCCAGGAAGACCCGCTCGATGGCTGATACGGCCAAAGAAATCATTCGCGTCAATATCGAGGACGAGGTCCGGCAGAGCTATCTCGACTACGCAATGAGCGTCATCGTCGGGCGCGCGCTCCCCGACGTCCGCGACGGCCTCAAGCCGGTCCACCGGCGCGTGCTGTTCGCGATGCAGGAACTCAACAACGTCTGGAACCGCCCGTACATCAAGTGCGCCCGCGTCGTCGGTGACGTCATCGGTAAGTACCACCCGCACGGCGACCAGTCCGTCTACGACGCCCTGGTGCGCATGGCGCAGGACTTCTCCATGCGCTACCCGCTGGTGGACGGGCAGGGCAACTTCGGCTCGGTCGACGGCGACAACGCCGCGGCGATGCGCTACACCGAATGCCGCCTGGACCGCCTCACCTCCGAGCTGCTGGCCGACCTCGACAAGGAAACCGTCGACTTCCAGCCCAACTACGACGAGAAGGACCTCGAGCCCACGGTACTGCCCACGCGCGTGCCGACCCTGCTGGTCAACGGCTCGGCCGGCATCGCCGTCGGCATGGCCACCAACGTGCCGCCGCACAACCTCGGCGAGATCGTCACCGCCTGCATCGCGGTCATCGACGACCCGGACCTCGGCTTCGAGGACCTGCTGCGCCTGGTGCCCGGCCCGGACTTCCCGACCGCCGGCATCATCAATGGTTCGGCCGGCATCGTGGAGGCCTACCGCACCGGCCGCGGCCGCATCCTGGTGCGCGCCTACGCCGAGATCGAGACCGACGACAACGGCCGCGAGACGATCATCGTCACCGAGCTGCCGTACCAGGTGAACAAGCGCCGCCTGATCGAGGCGATCGCCGAGCTGCACAAGGAAAAGAAGATCGAGGGCATCGCCTCGGACGGCCTGCGCGACGAATCCGACAAGGACGGCATGCGCATCGTCATCGAGGTGCGCAAGGACACGATGGCCGATGTCCTGCTCAACAACCTCTACCAGCAGACCCAGCTGCAGGTCACCTTCGGCATCAACATGGTGGCCCTGGTGGACGGCCAGCCGCGCACGCTGGGCCTGCGCGAGATCCTGGACGCCTTCATCCGCCACCGCCGCGAGGTGGTCACCCGCCGCACGATCTTCGAGCTGCGCAAGGCGCGCGACCGGGCCCACATCCTGGAAGGCCTGACCGTCGCGCTGGCCAACATCGACGAGATGATCGAGCTGATCAAGACCTCGCCATCCAGCGACGAGGCCAAGGAGCGCATGCTGGCCCGCCGCTGGGAGCCGGGCCTGGTGCGCGCGCTGCTCGACGCCGCCGGCGCCGACGCCTCCAAGCCGGAGAACCTCGCGCCCGGCGTGGGCCTGTCCGAGCGCGGCTACCAGCTCTCGGAGATCCAGGCCCAGCAGATCCTGGAGATGCGCCTGGCCCGCCTGACCGGCCTGGAGCAGGAGAAGCTCACCGACGAGTACAAGGACCTGCTGCGCACGATCGCCGGCCTGATCGAGATCCTGGAAGACCCCGCGCGCCTGCTGGCGGTGATCCGCGAGGAACTGATCGCGATCCGCGACCAGTACGGCGATGCCCGCCGCACCGTGATCCAGGCCAGCCAGGACGACATCGACATCCTCGACCTGATCGAGCCGGAGGACGTGGTCGTCACGCTCTCGCACGCCGGCTACGCCAAGCGCCAGCCGGTCAGCACCTACCGCGCGCAGCGGCGCGGCGGCAAGGGGCGCTCGGCCTCCGCGCTCAAGGACGAGGATTTCGTCGAGCGGCTGTGGATCGCCAACACGCACGACACGCTGCTGGCCTTCACCAGCACCGGCCGCGTCTACTGGCTGAAGGTCTACCAGATGCCCGACGCCGGCCCCAATGCGCGCGGCAAGCCGATCGTCAACCTGCTGCCGCTGGGCCCCGACGAGAAGGTGCAGGCGATCCAGGCCGTGCGCGAGTACGACGAGAACCGCTACGTGTTCTTCGCCACCGCCAACGGCACCGTGAAGAAGACGCCGCTGACCGAGTTCGCCTACCAGCTGCAGCGCGGCAAGATCGCGATCGGCCTGGACGAGGGCGATGCCCTGGTCGACGTGCAGATCACCGACGGCCAGCGCGACATCCTGCTGTTCGCCTCCAACGGCAAGGCCGTGCGCTTCGACGAAGGCTCGGTCCGCTCGATGGGCCGTACCGCCGGCGGCGTGCGCGGCATGCGCCTGGCCGACGGCGAGCGCGTGGTCAGCCTGATCGTGGCCGACGGCGATGGCGACATCCTGACCGCCACCGAGCGCGGCTACGGCAAGCGCACCGAGCTGGCCGAGTACCCGAAGAAGGGCCGCGGCACGCAGGGTGTCATCGCGATCCAGTGCTCCGAGCGCAACGGCTCCCTCGTCGGTGCCGCCCAGCTCGACGACACCAGCGAGCTGATGCTGATCTCCAACCTCGGCACCCTGGTGCGCACGCGCGCCGCCGAGATCGCGCGCGTGGGCCGCAATACACAGGGCGTCACGCTGATCCGGCTGCCGGAGAACGAGAACCTGATCGGCGTGGTCGCACTCGATCCGCTCGACGAGGACGCCGAAGCCGAGGCCGCGGCGGATACCGCCGAGGGCGACACCCCGCCCGCCGCACCGGCCGAGTGACGGACCGGCCGATCGCGCCTTCCGGGGCGCGATCGGCCATCGGCGTCAGGCCGCCAGGTCCAGCACCACGCGGCCTTCGATGCGCCCCTGGCGCATCCGGTCGAACACCTCGTTGATGTTATCGAGCCGGTCGGTCGTCACCGTGGCCTTGACCGCGCCGCGCGCCGCGAACGCGAGCGATTCCTCCAGGTCCAGCCGCGTGCCGACGATCGAGCCGCGCACGGTGATGCCGTTGAGCACCATGTCGAAGATCGACAGCGGGAAGTCGCCCGGCGGCAGGCCGTTGAGCGACACCGTGCCGCCGCGGCGGACCATGCCCAGCGCCTGCTCGAAGGCCTTGGGCGACACCGCCGTCACCAGCGCGCCGTGCGCGCCGCCGATCGTCTGCTTCAGGTACGCCGCCGGATCGGTCGTCCGCGCGTTGACCGTCACCGTCGCGCCCAGCGTGCGCGCCAGCGCCAGCTTGGCATCGTCCACGTCCACCGCCGCCACCTGCAGGCCCATCGCGCGTGCGTACTGCACCGCCATGTGGCCCAGGCCGCCGACGCCGGAGACCACCACCCACTGGCCGGGCTTCGTGTCGGTGACCTTGAGGCCCTTGTAGACCGTGACCCCCGCGCACAGCACCGGTGCCGCCGCGACGAAGTCCAGCCCATCCGGCAGGTGGCCGACGTAGGCCGCATCCGCCAGCGCGTATTCGGCGAAGCCGCCGTTGACCGAATAGCCGGTGTTGCGCTGGCTCTCGCACAGCGTCTCCCAGCCGCCGAGGCAGTGCGGGCAGGTGCCGCAGGCCGAGTACAGCCACGGGATGCCGACGCGATCGCCCTCGCGCACGTGGCGGACACCGGCGCCCACCGCCACGACATGGCCCACGCCCTCGTGGCCCGGGATGAACGGCGGTGCCGGCTTCACCGGCCAGTCGCCCTCGGCCGCGTGCAGGTCGGTATGGCAGACGCCGCAGGCGGCGATCTTCACGAGGATCTCGCCGGCACCCGGTGTCGGGACCGGCACGTCCTCGATCGACAGCGGCTGGCCGAACGCGCGCACGACGGCGGCTTTCATCATCTTGGGCATGGGTAGCTCCTGGGCGTAGGGGGAGGCGTCGGCTCGCCGCTCCGCACGGCGCGGTGCGTGCGCGGAGCGGCGGCCCGTGCGGCCAGCCTCGCGCTACGGCGCTGGCGGTGCCTTGATGCAGGTCAACGGAGCGGGTGGTGGGGCGCGTTCCCAGGCCGGCAGGGCGGGCGATCCAGCCTCGGTGCGCTGCGGCAGGGTTCGGCGGCCGTCCAGGCGATACTCGATAGTGTCGTTATTATTTCCTTTTATTGAAGATAGAGATAGAATAACGACACTATGGCCAAGAAGACTGCCCCATTGCTGCCCGCTACCGAACGCCGGCTGCAGGCGTTCGCGGAACGGTTGCGCCTGGCGCGCCTGCGGCGCCGGCTGACCGCCCGGCAGGTGGCCGAGCGCGCCGGGATGACCCCAGCCACGCTGCGCAACCTCGAGCGCGGCAATGCCGGCGTGACGATCGGCGCCTACCTGGCCGTCATGCAGGTGCTCGGCATCGAAGCCGATCTCGCGCTGCTGGCCGCGGCCGATACGCAGGGGCGCCAGTTGCAGGACGCCCGCCTGCCACCCGCACGGTCCGCCGCCCGCGAGGCCGGTGCGCGGCCGCGCCGGCGGCCTGCGGGCGCACCGGTACCACCAGCGGCGACATCCCATGTGGCCGAGCCGGACTGGATCGCCGACGGCGATTTCGCCAGCGCCGACGCGCTGGCGGCCCTGATCGCCCCGCCGCGACCTAAGCGCACGCCGCGCGCATGAGCGAGCCCTTCATCGCCGTCTACGCCGATTGGGACGGCCTGGCTGCGCCGCTGCGGCTGGGGCGGCTGGAGGCCCGGCGCAGCGCCGCCCGCGAGCTGTTCGAGTTCGCGTTCGACCCCGCCGCGCTGGCGCGGTCGGACCTGGCCGGCGTGAAGCTCGACCCGCGCCTGGGTGCCTATCCGGGCCGCCAGTACCCGCCGCAGGGGCAGGAAACCTTCGGCGTGTTCGCCGACGCCAGCCCCGATCGCTGGGGCCGGCTGCTGATGCGCCGCCGCCTGGAGCGCGACCAGCGCGCCGGCCGCGCCGACCC
Protein-coding regions in this window:
- a CDS encoding DUF692 domain-containing protein — protein: MSRHAPIDGAGLGLRRALTGPLQDHPEATAAIDFFEIAPENWIGVGGRLGATLRGFTERHRFACHGLSLSLGGPAPLDQTLLARIRRFMDQHGIAAYSEHLAYCSDEGHLYDLLPIPFTDEAVRHTAARIRTAQDILGRRIAVENASYYAAPGARLSEIDFVNAVLAEADCDLLLDVNNIYVNATNHGYDAEAFLAALPGERIAWIHVAGHRVEPDALLIDTHGMPVCDPVWRLLAQAYARFGPRPTLVERDFNFPPLEHLVAEVETVRALQRAAVPDAAPSGLAHG
- a CDS encoding FmdB family zinc ribbon protein gives rise to the protein MPIYRYLPVDSLPGCAECGPGIELLQRLSDAPLTACPSCGTAVARVLSAPQVVSGGAHLLRESHVAKHGFTQYRRAGKGVYEKTTGKGPDYISGD
- the adhP gene encoding alcohol dehydrogenase AdhP, with product MPKMMKAAVVRAFGQPLSIEDVPVPTPGAGEILVKIAACGVCHTDLHAAEGDWPVKPAPPFIPGHEGVGHVVAVGAGVRHVREGDRVGIPWLYSACGTCPHCLGGWETLCESQRNTGYSVNGGFAEYALADAAYVGHLPDGLDFVAAAPVLCAGVTVYKGLKVTDTKPGQWVVVSGVGGLGHMAVQYARAMGLQVAAVDVDDAKLALARTLGATVTVNARTTDPAAYLKQTIGGAHGALVTAVSPKAFEQALGMVRRGGTVSLNGLPPGDFPLSIFDMVLNGITVRGSIVGTRLDLEESLAFAARGAVKATVTTDRLDNINEVFDRMRQGRIEGRVVLDLAA
- a CDS encoding OprO/OprP family phosphate-selective porin yields the protein MRPHLLAAAIATVLSTFALSAKADVTLDEIFGHKISLEGLIQSDYTQYDDDITTLEDDGELRRAEIVLKGKATNWEWVVGYDASTRNDKFLDVNAKFKLGSKLSWTVGQFKQPNSMEELSSTKNNDFVAKAMVTSTYSPGRRVGTSLVWTDTLWTLTGSVFGDEITTGGGEGNGFGGRFTFAPINTDGNVLHFGLSGITYDTHNDEARVRARPGMDMSTTPRLIDSGTLRDADDVTTYGLEGGWVAGPFKINAEYFESTIARHAHSDYTTDGWYASGLWNLTGETWGYRNGVFTTNKAGHGGYLGMWQLGLRAEELNLKDGGVNGGKETNYTLGLNWYFRQNFKFMLNYVKTDIDRPNGTTEKPSALELRGQLYW
- the pstS gene encoding phosphate ABC transporter substrate-binding protein PstS — protein: MSISIKLRAVALGLATVFAVGTTQAAEVTGAGASFVFPLMSKWSADYNAATGNRINYQSIGSSGGIAQIKAGTVDFGSSDAPLKPADLADAGLVQFPSVIGGVVPVVNVEGIGPGQLKLTGPVLADIFLGKITKWNDEAIAKHNPDLKLPSGTISIVHRSDGSGTTFNFVNYLSKISPAFKEKIGEGTSVQWPYGLGGKGNEGVAAYVKQVKNAVGYVELAYALQNKMSYVALQNEAGKFVQPSAESFAAAAASADWKNAKDFSLVITNAPGEDAWPITATNFILMHAQPKDAERAKAAREFFTWAYSEGKTQASALDYVPLPATLVEQVTAYWSAKIK
- the rnt gene encoding ribonuclease T, encoding MPQSPSPRRIAERFRGYLPVVVDVETGGFDAERDALLEIACVVIGMDADGTVHPQPAVSTHVVPFPGANIDPRALEITGIDPDHPFRNALEERAALDHIFTPVRKALREADCQRAILVGHNAAFDLGFLNAAIRRTAHKRSPFHPFSCFDTVTLGGLAYGQTVLSKLMVSAGFQWDANEAHSAVYDTERTAELFCRIVNRWKQMDDAWTRHNGAA
- a CDS encoding DNA-binding domain-containing protein; its protein translation is MADTAGSLDNAQRAFCAHLRDPDRHAAPADVAPRRMAVYHELVFNNLESLLAGNFPVIRSLHAEAAWHARVRAFLRDHRSHTPLFPEIGREFVRFLEARARAGTDDPPFLAELAHYEWSELALALDEATLADVPHDRDGDVVDGVPVLSPLVRLLAYRYPVHRIGPGAVPAEVPAQPTLIVLVRDAAGDVRFLEIDALTALLLETLQTPPLQPGRARVAALLDRLGRDAPALRESGLAILADLRRHGVILGTAPR
- a CDS encoding helix-turn-helix domain-containing protein produces the protein MAKKTAPLLPATERRLQAFAERLRLARLRRRLTARQVAERAGMTPATLRNLERGNAGVTIGAYLAVMQVLGIEADLALLAAADTQGRQLQDARLPPARSAAREAGARPRRRPAGAPVPPAATSHVAEPDWIADGDFASADALAALIAPPRPKRTPRA
- the gyrA gene encoding DNA gyrase subunit A is translated as MADTAKEIIRVNIEDEVRQSYLDYAMSVIVGRALPDVRDGLKPVHRRVLFAMQELNNVWNRPYIKCARVVGDVIGKYHPHGDQSVYDALVRMAQDFSMRYPLVDGQGNFGSVDGDNAAAMRYTECRLDRLTSELLADLDKETVDFQPNYDEKDLEPTVLPTRVPTLLVNGSAGIAVGMATNVPPHNLGEIVTACIAVIDDPDLGFEDLLRLVPGPDFPTAGIINGSAGIVEAYRTGRGRILVRAYAEIETDDNGRETIIVTELPYQVNKRRLIEAIAELHKEKKIEGIASDGLRDESDKDGMRIVIEVRKDTMADVLLNNLYQQTQLQVTFGINMVALVDGQPRTLGLREILDAFIRHRREVVTRRTIFELRKARDRAHILEGLTVALANIDEMIELIKTSPSSDEAKERMLARRWEPGLVRALLDAAGADASKPENLAPGVGLSERGYQLSEIQAQQILEMRLARLTGLEQEKLTDEYKDLLRTIAGLIEILEDPARLLAVIREELIAIRDQYGDARRTVIQASQDDIDILDLIEPEDVVVTLSHAGYAKRQPVSTYRAQRRGGKGRSASALKDEDFVERLWIANTHDTLLAFTSTGRVYWLKVYQMPDAGPNARGKPIVNLLPLGPDEKVQAIQAVREYDENRYVFFATANGTVKKTPLTEFAYQLQRGKIAIGLDEGDALVDVQITDGQRDILLFASNGKAVRFDEGSVRSMGRTAGGVRGMRLADGERVVSLIVADGDGDILTATERGYGKRTELAEYPKKGRGTQGVIAIQCSERNGSLVGAAQLDDTSELMLISNLGTLVRTRAAEIARVGRNTQGVTLIRLPENENLIGVVALDPLDEDAEAEAAADTAEGDTPPAAPAE